A segment of the Niveibacterium umoris genome:
CTTGCAGGCCTGCGTGGACCGGCACCTGGAGCACGCAGCCTTGGTGTTCATGCTCGACGACGAACTCGGCACCCATCACGGCCCCTCGTGGGGCGATTTCGTGCTGCTGACGGTGCTTGATGCCGCCGGCGGCGCTGCACCCGCGACGGAGCTCGCGCGCACCTTGCGCACACCGGCCTCGCACTTGCTGCTGCGGCTGCTGCCGCTGGAGAAGACCGGGCTAGTGGAGCGCGCGGCGGATGGCGAGGGCAAGCGTCGCGTCACTCTGCGCCCGCTAGGCCGGCGACTGCTGCACGAGGCGAGGGACACGGCGGCGCACGCTTGCGTGCGCTGATTTTGCCTCGGCGCCTATGTATCGTGGAGCGAGCCCGACCTGGGACATGCGGGCATATGTGCCAATGACCTTCCAACAGTTGTCAGCTTTGGGTCGATCCATGGCCACCATGGGATTTCAAAGCCGACGTTCGCGTGCCCACCGTGCGCGACTATCTGAATGTCGGTTAAGGCTGAGGACCTGTCGACGAGCGGTCGCCTGCACTGACCACTGCGCTCAGTTTCCTGACTTTGACAAAACAAAGAAGCGCTCGCCCGAATTGGATCGCGATGCGACGGTCAAGACCAGCGCCGGATGTCAGCCACGACCGGCACAGCGGTCAACCGGTACCAGCGCCAGCAGTAGCAACTTTCGGAGCAGACAGGACTGATCCCGAATTGAAGCTTTAGGGAGAAACCAACGGGGCCACGTAACGCCGAGGGCGCGACAAGTCCGCGGGCAACTTGGAGCACGCACGCAGCCAGTCAAGAGGCACGAAGTATTGCAGGGCATCAACGACGCGCTACGGCCACGGAAGCGGAAGCCGGAACTTGCGCCCTGCCCCCGGCGAAACCGCAAGCAAGCGGCAAACAGGCACAGTACAGGCACAAAACGCGCGTTCGACCACCAGAAAGCAAAAAGCCCAGTCCGAAGACTGGGCTAAGTGCTTGATTTAGGTGGCGCATCCGGCAGGATTCGAACCCACTACCCCCTGGTTCGTAGATAGGTTCAACCCAGTCTGCTGCAGTCTATCAACGTCTTCAATCTCCGCCCCATCCATTGCAAACACTGGGATTTAGCAATCCAACTGTCTGCACAAGTCCTGTAGAATCCTTCAAAAACCACGCTCAAACGGGCACCAAACGGGCACCAGGGAAAATATGGGCAAGATCACAGTTCGCGAACTCACTCAGCGTATAACCGGCTCGGACATCTGGCTGTCCGACGACGCACCCAAGGGCGCAGGGCGATTTTGCGCACGCATCACCCGGAGCGGCGAACAAATCTTCTACTTCCGATACACCAGCGAATCCGGAGAGCGCGTCCGCCTCCCGCTCGGCAGATTCGACGCTAC
Coding sequences within it:
- a CDS encoding AsnC family transcriptional regulator; its protein translation is MSEEALQACVDRHLEHAALVFMLDDELGTHHGPSWGDFVLLTVLDAAGGAAPATELARTLRTPASHLLLRLLPLEKTGLVERAADGEGKRRVTLRPLGRRLLHEARDTAAHACVR